Proteins encoded within one genomic window of Lentisphaerota bacterium:
- a CDS encoding hexokinase, whose protein sequence is MDRAEAFLKRMGFLLETPDLGSLLPDFEREMAAGLAGGASSLQMIPAYLSVGQPVPVGQPVIVLDAGGTHLRAGLVDFNAHGMPTITRFTKHRMPGTDGPITARAFYDTLADCVAPLASEADTVGFCFSYPAEINPDCDARLLRWTKQVQAPEVVGTRVGSSLRDCLAARGLRLRVTVLNDTVATLLAGRSVGMERRYETYVGFILGTGTNTAYVERHAAITKVAGLPAEGAMAINVESGNFARAPRSRFDDLFDATTGDPGTSLFEKMISGAYLGGLGLTILREASMAGLFSAAVAAAIGATRKLATKDLDDFCHNPFIRSGAVAALPLSDDDRRLILALCTPMFARAACFTAVNIAAAVLKTGAGRDPLHPVCVTVDGSTYYRTLTASFKSRVEEHLRRILGGRGIAYDLIHVDEAPVIGAAVAGLSGA, encoded by the coding sequence ATGGATCGGGCAGAGGCTTTTCTCAAACGAATGGGATTCCTCCTAGAAACCCCTGACTTGGGGTCATTGTTGCCTGACTTCGAGCGCGAGATGGCGGCGGGACTGGCCGGGGGGGCGTCGTCGCTGCAGATGATCCCGGCCTATCTTTCGGTCGGCCAACCGGTTCCCGTCGGCCAACCGGTGATCGTGCTCGACGCCGGAGGGACCCATCTGCGCGCGGGCCTCGTGGATTTCAACGCGCACGGAATGCCGACAATCACCCGTTTCACCAAGCACCGCATGCCGGGCACCGACGGGCCGATCACCGCGCGGGCGTTTTATGACACGCTGGCCGATTGTGTTGCGCCGCTCGCCTCCGAGGCCGATACGGTCGGCTTCTGTTTCTCCTATCCGGCGGAGATCAACCCCGACTGCGACGCGCGCCTGCTGCGCTGGACCAAGCAGGTGCAGGCGCCGGAAGTGGTCGGCACGCGGGTCGGCTCCAGTCTGCGCGACTGTCTCGCTGCGCGCGGCCTGCGGCTGCGGGTGACGGTGCTCAACGACACCGTCGCGACATTGCTGGCGGGACGGAGCGTGGGCATGGAGCGCCGCTACGAGACCTACGTCGGCTTCATCCTCGGCACCGGCACCAACACCGCTTATGTGGAGCGGCATGCGGCGATCACCAAGGTCGCGGGGCTTCCGGCCGAGGGCGCCATGGCGATCAACGTCGAGTCGGGCAATTTCGCCCGCGCGCCGCGCAGCCGCTTCGACGACCTCTTCGATGCCACCACGGGAGACCCCGGCACGTCGCTCTTTGAAAAGATGATATCGGGCGCTTATCTCGGGGGGCTGGGGCTGACGATTCTGCGCGAGGCGTCCATGGCCGGCCTGTTCAGCGCCGCGGTCGCCGCGGCCATCGGCGCCACGCGGAAACTGGCAACCAAGGACCTCGACGATTTCTGCCACAACCCCTTCATCCGCTCCGGCGCGGTTGCGGCGCTGCCGCTGTCCGATGACGACAGGCGGCTGATCCTCGCGCTGTGCACGCCGATGTTCGCGCGGGCCGCCTGCTTCACGGCGGTCAACATCGCTGCGGCGGTGCTCAAGACCGGCGCCGGACGCGACCCGCTCCATCCCGTCTGCGTGACCGTGGACGGCTCGACCTACTACCGCACGCTGACCGCCTCCTTCAAATCCCGTGTGGAAGAGCACCTGCGGCGCATCCTCGGCGGACGGGGCATCGCCTATGACCTGATCCACGTAGACGAGGCGCCCGTGATCGGCGCCGCCGTCGCGGGGCTGTCGGGCGCCTGA
- a CDS encoding YnbE family lipoprotein translates to MLLSALLGLVAAATFGGCLSVKTEHEIKPIHITMDVNIKMQKELEDFLILD, encoded by the coding sequence GTGCTGTTGAGTGCGTTGCTGGGCCTGGTGGCCGCCGCGACGTTTGGCGGGTGCCTGTCGGTCAAGACCGAGCATGAGATCAAGCCGATCCACATCACGATGGATGTGAATATCAAGATGCAGAAGGAACTGGAAGATTTTCTGATTTTGGATTAA
- a CDS encoding DUF1318 domain-containing protein, translating to MKKMKRMLSLAVAVAIGFVCLAQADTVEEAKNRRKERRDQVEQLIQAGKAEEGLDGYLVAKSGADVEGAKLIQAENADRKIGYAVIAKANGKTVEEVGKQAAAIIKAHAKKEK from the coding sequence ATGAAAAAAATGAAACGCATGTTGAGTCTGGCGGTGGCCGTGGCCATCGGGTTCGTGTGTCTGGCGCAGGCCGATACCGTGGAAGAGGCGAAGAACCGCCGCAAAGAGAGGCGCGATCAGGTGGAGCAGTTGATCCAGGCTGGCAAGGCCGAAGAGGGTTTGGACGGCTATCTGGTTGCCAAGTCCGGGGCCGACGTTGAGGGTGCAAAGCTGATCCAGGCCGAGAACGCGGATCGCAAGATCGGTTACGCGGTGATCGCCAAGGCCAATGGTAAGACGGTCGAGGAAGTCGGCAAGCAGGCGGCCGCTATTATCAAGGCCCACGCCAAAAAAGAGAAATAG
- a CDS encoding AbrB/MazE/SpoVT family DNA-binding domain-containing protein → MHTVTLSPKYQVVIPLPVRRTMRLRPGQKMQVVEYEGRIELIPDRDIADLRGFLKGINTDFESNEDRV, encoded by the coding sequence ATGCATACTGTCACATTGTCACCCAAATATCAGGTCGTTATACCGCTTCCGGTCCGGCGCACGATGCGCCTGCGTCCGGGACAGAAGATGCAGGTTGTTGAATACGAGGGGCGTATCGAGTTGATTCCCGACCGAGACATCGCCGATCTGCGGGGCTTTCTGAAAGGGATCAACACCGATTTCGAGAGTAATGAGGACCGGGTATGA